In Maridesulfovibrio sp., a single genomic region encodes these proteins:
- a CDS encoding HD domain-containing phosphohydrolase: protein MSVARKVLFVDDEQNILDSYRASLRRRFKVETALGPEEGLEKVKSSGPYAVVVSDLKMPKMDGITFLRKVQDSSPDTVRIMLTGHADLDSAIAAVNEGAVFRFLTKPSHIDEMIRILTLAMKQYSLVVAERELLRGTLRGSIKVLMDILSLVNPEAFGRSERVRRLAAFLGQSLNIAQPLHLDLAAMLCQLGCVTLTDTVLQKVIHGEELSAEEHQIFDMHPSITAGMLSNIPRMERVTEIILHMHDSLADNPTQPLESKVLRICLDYDLLVQQGLAKQDAIDSMRAREGVYDPKMLNALEKGTAGEEGYVRREINLSELKVGMLLDEDLWSLDEVYIMVDGTEITEAALIRIQNFMKTKRLPDRVRVMVPVDQVQ, encoded by the coding sequence ATGAGCGTTGCTAGGAAGGTTCTTTTTGTTGATGATGAGCAGAATATTCTCGACTCATACAGAGCGTCCTTGCGCAGGCGGTTCAAGGTGGAAACAGCGCTTGGCCCGGAGGAAGGGCTTGAAAAAGTGAAATCATCCGGACCTTACGCGGTTGTTGTTTCCGATCTTAAGATGCCCAAGATGGACGGGATCACCTTTCTGCGCAAGGTGCAGGACTCTTCGCCCGATACAGTGCGCATAATGCTTACCGGGCATGCTGATCTGGACTCGGCTATCGCTGCGGTCAACGAGGGGGCAGTGTTCCGTTTTCTGACCAAGCCCAGCCACATAGACGAGATGATACGCATCCTGACCCTTGCCATGAAACAGTATTCTCTGGTGGTGGCGGAGCGCGAACTGCTGCGCGGAACACTTCGCGGAAGCATAAAGGTGCTGATGGATATACTCTCGCTGGTCAATCCTGAAGCCTTCGGCCGGAGTGAGCGCGTACGGAGACTGGCCGCTTTTCTTGGACAGAGCCTGAACATTGCACAGCCGCTGCACCTCGACCTTGCAGCCATGCTCTGTCAACTGGGTTGTGTTACCCTTACAGATACAGTTCTGCAGAAAGTTATTCATGGAGAGGAACTGAGTGCCGAGGAACACCAGATTTTCGACATGCATCCTTCCATCACTGCAGGGATGCTTTCCAATATCCCCCGCATGGAGCGGGTAACGGAAATAATACTGCACATGCACGATTCGCTGGCCGACAACCCCACCCAACCGCTGGAATCAAAAGTTCTGCGTATCTGTCTGGATTATGATCTGCTTGTCCAGCAGGGACTGGCAAAGCAGGATGCGATTGATTCCATGCGTGCACGGGAAGGTGTTTATGATCCCAAGATGCTGAACGCCCTTGAAAAGGGAACCGCAGGAGAAGAAGGCTATGTCCGCAGAGAGATAAACCTGTCGGAACTCAAAGTGGGCATGCTCCTTGATGAAGACCTGTGGAGTCTGGACGAGGTCTACATCATGGTTGACGGAACGGAGATAACCGAAGCCGCGCTCATCCGTATCCAGAATTTCATGAAGACTAAAAGACTACCCGACAGGGTACGGGTCATGGTTCCTGTGGATCAGGTGCAGTAA
- a CDS encoding response regulator yields MKLNILFVDDDTNLLAGVRTMMHSMRKEWKCRYASSTADALELVGKYPFDVVVSDMRMPGMDGSDFLKEVEKIQQGAVRIILSGYSEMQAQLKSTGSAHQFLSKPCSTDTIVNTIRRVAELKDILTDDKIRKIVSELDSLPVIPELITKIREELERPDPDIAKVGRLVEQDAGTSATLLKVVNSTFFGFYEKITSPSRAVVMLGTEVLKGLVLGVNLLRELDVDSLNGYSVYKLWDHSLQTGYFARAIAKCESTDRSFIDCCFVSGLLHDVGKLVLITKMDSFYQLVLDAVAEQGGPVVKQEMRVLGATHAGVGAYLLGLWGFNEDVVKSVYSHHSFKDCGDKLTAPLIVHVADCLQHEIGLMDSDYVFYPLEIECLEKLNLQDRLEVWKEECAKAMEDKYERC; encoded by the coding sequence ATGAAATTGAATATTCTTTTTGTAGATGACGATACCAACCTTCTGGCAGGCGTCAGAACCATGATGCATTCCATGCGTAAGGAATGGAAGTGCCGGTATGCATCCAGCACCGCCGATGCCTTGGAGTTGGTCGGGAAATATCCTTTTGATGTCGTTGTTTCAGATATGCGCATGCCTGGTATGGACGGATCGGATTTTCTAAAGGAAGTTGAGAAGATTCAGCAGGGCGCGGTCAGGATCATTCTTTCTGGGTATTCCGAAATGCAGGCTCAGCTCAAGTCCACCGGCAGTGCCCATCAGTTTTTATCCAAGCCGTGCAGTACCGATACAATTGTTAATACTATTCGTCGGGTTGCAGAGCTCAAGGACATCCTGACCGATGATAAAATCCGCAAAATAGTTTCCGAGCTGGACTCTCTTCCCGTTATCCCGGAGCTGATAACAAAGATTCGGGAAGAGTTGGAAAGACCAGATCCGGATATTGCGAAAGTGGGCAGGCTGGTTGAGCAGGATGCGGGCACTTCCGCAACACTCCTGAAAGTGGTTAACTCTACCTTTTTCGGTTTTTACGAAAAGATCACTTCGCCATCCAGAGCCGTTGTCATGCTTGGGACCGAGGTTTTGAAGGGTCTTGTTCTGGGAGTGAATCTGCTCCGGGAACTGGATGTGGACAGTCTCAACGGATATTCCGTCTATAAACTTTGGGACCACAGCCTGCAGACGGGATATTTTGCCCGGGCGATTGCAAAGTGCGAGTCAACTGACCGGAGTTTTATAGATTGCTGCTTTGTCAGCGGGCTGCTGCATGATGTCGGGAAGCTTGTTCTGATAACCAAGATGGATTCCTTTTACCAACTGGTTCTGGATGCTGTGGCGGAACAGGGCGGTCCTGTCGTTAAGCAGGAAATGCGGGTGTTGGGTGCAACTCACGCCGGTGTGGGGGCGTATCTTCTGGGGCTCTGGGGTTTTAACGAGGATGTGGTTAAAAGTGTATATTCGCATCACTCGTTTAAGGATTGCGGGGACAAACTGACTGCACCGCTGATTGTGCATGTGGCGGACTGCCTGCAACATGAAATCGGCCTGATGGATTCCGATTATGTTTTTTACCCTCTTGAGATTGAATGCCTCGAAAAACTGAATCTGCAGGATCGACTGGAAGTCTGGAAGGAAGAATGCGCGAAGGCCATGGAGGACAAGTATGAGCGTTGCTAG
- a CDS encoding FkbM family methyltransferase, producing MSREKILERITGRDEWLRVPSVFKNDSGQPEFEMLLAKRQMRDPGTASLYSRETRTGGFEYASRAFIHAHIRPGDLFIDVGAHFGLYTLTAAMKFPGKVNVLAVEPHPDNVGRLKLWTEFNECRKQVIIAECAASDRSGRSILNLNSSMGHSLLPYPQNNTARKLEVRLETLDRLVSLTEFAESDCRIFIKIDTEGHEYQVLTGALGLLKSGRVAAVIWEKGHFQGTEAGLKEFALSLALLRDLGFESYRFPHEDMGGPLVPYGPSHEQCNIISIDKSLERLPVYHKQWTPHTILPPSMRPPVSDSFMAGYTRMLMEHKTTDCGRWSRWNYLSTDADLRAGMAGRLVPEGSNVLDAGAGLLLLRDYIPEDCSYTPLDIVARSRNCIVADLNQQQYPKTGYDVICALGLFEFLHDPESFMKWARKHSGRLIFTYHIMLPGKDLEQRRAAGFFNDYKQNELETIIRSSGWKIRSFMDIGRGQACLECI from the coding sequence GTGAGCAGAGAAAAAATTCTTGAACGCATAACCGGCCGAGACGAATGGCTGAGAGTGCCCAGCGTATTCAAAAACGATTCGGGACAGCCTGAATTCGAAATGCTGCTGGCAAAGCGGCAAATGCGCGATCCGGGCACGGCCTCACTTTATTCACGCGAGACAAGGACAGGAGGTTTCGAATACGCCTCCAGAGCATTCATACATGCTCATATCCGGCCGGGAGACCTGTTCATAGACGTCGGAGCCCACTTCGGCCTGTACACCCTGACCGCCGCCATGAAATTTCCGGGCAAGGTAAACGTGCTTGCGGTGGAACCGCACCCGGACAATGTCGGCAGGCTGAAACTCTGGACCGAATTCAACGAATGCCGGAAACAGGTGATCATAGCCGAATGCGCGGCCTCGGATCGGAGCGGACGCAGTATTCTGAACCTCAATTCATCCATGGGCCACAGCCTGCTACCATATCCGCAAAACAATACCGCCCGAAAACTGGAAGTCCGGCTGGAAACACTGGACCGGCTGGTATCGCTTACCGAATTCGCCGAATCTGACTGCAGAATATTCATCAAAATAGATACCGAAGGACATGAATATCAGGTGCTCACCGGAGCACTCGGGCTGCTTAAAAGCGGCAGGGTTGCTGCGGTCATATGGGAAAAGGGACACTTCCAGGGAACAGAAGCAGGACTGAAGGAGTTCGCATTGTCCCTTGCCCTGCTCAGAGACCTGGGGTTCGAGTCGTACCGTTTTCCGCATGAGGACATGGGCGGCCCGCTGGTGCCATACGGACCGAGCCATGAGCAATGCAATATCATCAGCATTGACAAATCCCTTGAAAGGCTCCCGGTCTATCACAAACAGTGGACTCCGCACACCATACTTCCCCCTTCAATGCGTCCTCCGGTATCAGACAGTTTCATGGCCGGGTATACAAGAATGCTCATGGAACACAAGACAACCGACTGCGGAAGGTGGTCCCGCTGGAATTACCTTTCCACAGATGCGGACCTGAGGGCAGGGATGGCCGGAAGACTGGTCCCGGAAGGGTCAAACGTGCTTGATGCCGGTGCGGGACTGCTGCTCCTGCGTGACTACATACCGGAGGACTGTTCCTACACTCCACTGGACATCGTGGCCCGCAGCCGAAACTGCATTGTTGCCGACCTGAACCAGCAACAATATCCAAAGACCGGATACGATGTGATCTGCGCCCTTGGCCTCTTCGAATTCCTGCACGACCCGGAATCATTCATGAAATGGGCAAGAAAGCACTCCGGCAGACTGATTTTCACCTACCACATCATGCTGCCGGGCAAGGACCTTGAACAACGCCGGGCTGCCGGTTTTTTCAACGATTACAAACAAAACGAACTTGAAACCATAATCCGCAGCAGCGGCTGGAAGATCCGGTCCTTCATGGACATAGGGCGCGGTCAGGCCTGCTTGGAATGCATATAA
- a CDS encoding exodeoxyribonuclease III — MKIYSWNVNGYRAVIKKNFREWFSSCDGDVIMLQETKAHPEQIPAKDRDFDGYDSIWNWSKEKKGYSGTACFFRNPVISHSFGLQDEAYKGEGRVVLMEYEHFYLFNIYYPNGQMSDERLEYKMGFYDSFLEYAQELRKNKPVVVGGDFNTAHTEIDLKNPKANSERSGFLPVERKWLDKFIAHGYVDTFRMFDENPGNYSWWSYRFNARKNNAGWRIDYFFVSEELRDKVKNAWIETDVLGSDHCPIGIELSIP; from the coding sequence ATGAAAATTTATTCATGGAATGTGAACGGATACAGGGCTGTCATAAAGAAAAATTTCAGAGAATGGTTCAGCAGTTGCGACGGCGATGTGATCATGCTGCAGGAAACAAAAGCCCATCCGGAACAGATTCCGGCAAAAGACCGCGACTTCGACGGATATGATTCCATATGGAACTGGTCCAAGGAAAAGAAAGGATATTCCGGCACGGCCTGCTTCTTCCGCAACCCGGTGATTTCACATTCCTTCGGGCTGCAGGATGAAGCATATAAGGGAGAAGGCAGGGTGGTGCTCATGGAGTACGAACATTTCTACCTTTTCAACATATACTATCCCAACGGGCAGATGAGTGATGAACGTCTTGAATACAAAATGGGATTCTATGACAGCTTTCTTGAATACGCCCAGGAATTAAGAAAAAATAAACCCGTTGTAGTCGGCGGAGACTTCAACACGGCACACACGGAAATAGACCTCAAGAACCCCAAGGCAAACTCGGAGCGCTCAGGATTCCTGCCGGTTGAAAGGAAGTGGTTGGATAAGTTCATTGCCCACGGATACGTGGACACTTTCAGAATGTTCGATGAGAATCCCGGAAACTATTCCTGGTGGAGTTACAGGTTCAATGCCCGCAAAAACAACGCAGGGTGGCGCATCGACTACTTTTTCGTTTCCGAAGAACTGCGCGACAAGGTCAAAAACGCATGGATTGAAACAGATGTACTTGGTTCGGACCATTGCCCCATAGGCATTGAACTGTCGATTCCATAA
- a CDS encoding methyl-accepting chemotaxis protein, whose amino-acid sequence MLDNLKIGTKITLSISIMMIVIFIGFTAVTVNQTRETSQVQAQELADEMAGRYGNQVKATIEKALDASWAGAAAVLSLTDYGEQLDRETVNDFIRHLTDSDPMFFGTQIVLEPNQLDGRDSEYKDSGKFGPNGEYGQYGWHENGQWKLAEMHQHDPNHTRAWYMIPRDTKKAVLTEPYTTSIVTDVMATVSVPIVKKGKFIGVVGIDFVLGAFKTMADTIHPLETGYAFIVSNKGYCVAHPDQELVGKNITEAFPPAERAEISSCVESGRKYQKIMTSPLDGKEYFFTFEPIVISGTDTHWSIGLAIPTDKIFAGANSFLTLSLILSAIAILLVIAVALFVARSIAKPIGAMAEDAQRIANGNFDNIEPSARLGGELKILSDAFKTMVENLVRFISTAEEKSEEAERQSLAANKALEEARQAKEKAESAKSEGMLHAARQLEGIAAQVTRTSEQLTRQIQESANGSDIQRERTAESATAMDQMNASVLEVAKNASRAAESAMDAKSNAENGGKIVANVVSSINSVNTATEKMVSGLNELGSRAEGISQVITVITDIADQTNLLALNAAIEAARAGEAGRGFAVVADEVRKLAEKTMQATQEVAQAVHAIQSETQKNIDEMGHAATMVTQSTEYASQAGQSLETIVEIVDSTADQVRSIATASEQQSAASEQINRGSEEVNRIATETAEAMSLSMKAVSDLSSLAEELQALIKELKSN is encoded by the coding sequence ATGCTCGACAACCTGAAAATAGGAACCAAAATAACTCTAAGCATCAGCATAATGATGATCGTTATTTTTATTGGCTTCACGGCTGTTACAGTCAACCAGACAAGAGAAACATCACAGGTACAGGCTCAGGAACTGGCTGACGAGATGGCAGGCAGGTACGGGAATCAGGTTAAGGCGACAATTGAAAAAGCATTAGATGCCTCCTGGGCCGGAGCGGCAGCCGTACTGAGCCTGACGGATTACGGCGAGCAACTCGACCGTGAAACAGTAAACGACTTCATCAGACACCTCACGGATTCAGACCCCATGTTCTTCGGAACACAGATAGTGCTTGAACCCAACCAGCTGGATGGAAGGGACTCAGAATACAAGGACAGTGGTAAATTCGGGCCCAACGGAGAATACGGACAATACGGATGGCATGAAAACGGGCAGTGGAAACTGGCCGAAATGCATCAGCACGACCCCAACCATACCAGAGCATGGTATATGATCCCCCGGGACACAAAAAAGGCTGTGCTTACCGAGCCGTACACAACCTCAATCGTTACGGATGTTATGGCAACCGTAAGCGTCCCCATAGTCAAAAAGGGAAAATTCATCGGCGTGGTCGGGATCGATTTTGTTCTGGGGGCATTCAAAACCATGGCCGATACTATCCACCCTCTGGAAACTGGATACGCTTTCATTGTTTCCAACAAGGGGTACTGTGTGGCCCACCCCGACCAGGAACTGGTCGGCAAGAACATAACCGAAGCATTTCCGCCGGCAGAAAGAGCTGAGATAAGCAGTTGTGTCGAATCCGGCAGGAAGTATCAGAAAATCATGACCTCACCGCTCGATGGAAAAGAGTACTTCTTCACCTTTGAGCCTATCGTCATCTCCGGCACCGACACCCATTGGTCCATAGGGCTGGCAATTCCCACGGACAAAATTTTTGCCGGAGCAAACAGCTTTCTCACACTCAGCCTGATCCTTTCGGCCATAGCAATTCTACTTGTGATCGCAGTGGCATTGTTTGTGGCCCGCAGCATAGCCAAACCCATCGGAGCAATGGCAGAAGATGCCCAAAGGATAGCGAACGGCAACTTCGATAACATTGAACCTTCCGCCAGGCTGGGAGGGGAACTCAAAATCCTAAGTGACGCTTTCAAGACAATGGTTGAAAATCTGGTCAGATTCATATCAACAGCAGAAGAAAAATCAGAAGAGGCGGAAAGGCAGAGCCTTGCGGCGAACAAGGCCCTTGAGGAAGCCAGACAGGCAAAGGAAAAAGCCGAATCCGCAAAATCGGAAGGTATGCTCCATGCAGCCAGGCAACTTGAAGGAATCGCCGCTCAGGTAACCAGAACATCCGAGCAGCTCACCCGGCAGATTCAGGAGTCGGCCAACGGCTCTGATATACAGCGCGAGCGCACTGCAGAATCGGCAACAGCCATGGATCAGATGAACGCCTCAGTACTGGAAGTTGCCAAGAATGCTTCCAGAGCAGCTGAAAGTGCCATGGACGCAAAAAGCAATGCCGAAAACGGAGGCAAAATCGTTGCCAACGTGGTTTCATCCATCAACTCGGTTAACACTGCCACGGAAAAAATGGTCTCTGGTCTTAATGAACTCGGTTCAAGGGCCGAAGGGATATCTCAGGTCATAACGGTGATTACCGATATTGCTGATCAGACCAACCTGCTGGCCCTGAATGCGGCAATCGAAGCAGCCCGCGCCGGAGAGGCCGGACGCGGTTTCGCCGTGGTAGCCGATGAGGTCCGTAAACTGGCGGAAAAAACCATGCAGGCAACTCAGGAAGTAGCTCAGGCCGTCCATGCAATCCAGTCTGAAACACAAAAAAATATAGATGAAATGGGCCACGCGGCCACAATGGTCACGCAAAGCACGGAATACGCAAGTCAGGCAGGCCAGAGCCTGGAGACTATTGTCGAAATAGTGGATTCCACTGCCGACCAGGTGCGGTCAATAGCAACGGCCAGCGAACAGCAATCGGCGGCCAGCGAACAGATCAACCGGGGCTCGGAAGAAGTCAACCGCATTGCGACTGAGACGGCTGAAGCCATGAGCCTGTCCATGAAAGCCGTTTCCGACCTTTCCAGCCTTGCAGAAGAACTCCAGGCCCTGATTAAGGAACTTAAAAGCAACTGA
- a CDS encoding RNA methyltransferase, translated as MLSNLNIVLFGTKFPENVGSSARAMTNMGCHNLTLVSPLSWDMDKAFPLATAKGRDIVERAATYDDLGEALKDQTRVYGTTARTGGWRKGVMTPTTAAPLIVDQLRNGEKVAVVFGPEDRGLTNDETQLCSRLINIPTSRENSSLNLSQAVLIILYECFRNALDKPYSPAGPPEERATSFEEQEILAANLQETLLAIDFLKSDNPDYWMMPVRRFMSRINIKRNEFNLLMGICRQIKWIAAKAGRK; from the coding sequence ATGCTTAGTAACCTCAACATAGTATTATTCGGGACCAAATTTCCGGAAAATGTCGGTTCCTCGGCAAGGGCCATGACCAACATGGGCTGTCACAACCTGACTCTGGTCAGCCCGCTGTCCTGGGACATGGACAAGGCTTTTCCGCTGGCAACAGCCAAGGGCCGCGATATAGTGGAACGAGCCGCCACGTACGACGACCTGGGTGAAGCACTCAAAGACCAGACCAGAGTTTATGGAACGACTGCACGCACAGGCGGATGGCGTAAAGGAGTAATGACCCCGACAACAGCAGCTCCGCTTATTGTGGATCAACTCAGGAACGGCGAAAAGGTTGCCGTGGTTTTCGGCCCCGAAGATCGGGGACTGACCAACGATGAAACACAACTCTGTTCCAGACTGATCAACATCCCCACCAGCAGGGAAAACAGCTCCCTGAACCTGTCGCAGGCGGTATTGATAATACTCTATGAATGTTTTAGAAATGCTTTAGACAAACCGTATTCCCCGGCCGGACCGCCCGAAGAACGCGCCACCTCTTTTGAAGAGCAGGAAATTCTGGCCGCCAATCTGCAGGAAACACTTCTGGCCATAGACTTTCTCAAGTCCGACAACCCGGATTACTGGATGATGCCTGTCAGGAGATTCATGTCCAGAATCAATATCAAACGCAATGAATTCAACCTGTTGATGGGAATATGTCGCCAGATCAAATGGATTGCCGCAAAGGCCGGCCGCAAATAA
- a CDS encoding tetratricopeptide repeat protein — protein MSENGKIHDLNGVFSRQRIAKVGTGTTTRRVAQVGYYFVEQVDADLFQVRPLNNNFVPTGDPEEISRDDLLKEYNPEPEMYHKQVLPNMKELQKTLARADRYRKQGNSFSAEMEYTNALKVDELNVRGNFGVGLCLMERGEKERANDIFARLIAMDAPFAGEHKHMFNEFGINLRKSKMIPQAVEYYARALSLSPNDEHLRYNLARAYFDAKEYGKARKELQTSLETNPDFDEAKKFIAYLDKNKLG, from the coding sequence ATGAGTGAAAACGGAAAGATACATGATCTGAACGGGGTTTTCTCCCGCCAGAGAATAGCCAAGGTAGGAACCGGGACGACCACCCGCCGTGTTGCCCAGGTCGGATATTACTTTGTCGAGCAGGTCGATGCCGATCTATTCCAGGTTCGTCCGCTGAACAACAACTTCGTGCCCACCGGCGACCCGGAAGAAATCAGCCGCGACGATCTGCTCAAGGAATATAATCCGGAACCGGAAATGTACCACAAGCAGGTTCTTCCCAATATGAAGGAACTGCAGAAGACGCTTGCCCGCGCAGACCGCTATCGTAAACAGGGCAATTCCTTCAGCGCGGAAATGGAATATACCAACGCGCTCAAGGTGGACGAACTGAACGTACGCGGTAACTTCGGAGTAGGTCTCTGTCTTATGGAACGGGGAGAAAAGGAACGGGCAAACGACATTTTTGCAAGGCTTATAGCCATGGACGCTCCGTTTGCCGGTGAACACAAGCACATGTTCAACGAGTTCGGCATAAACCTGCGCAAGTCGAAAATGATTCCGCAGGCTGTGGAATACTACGCCAGAGCACTCAGCCTCAGCCCCAATGATGAACACCTGCGCTACAATCTTGCCCGCGCATATTTTGATGCCAAGGAATACGGAAAGGCACGCAAGGAACTGCAGACCAGCCTTGAAACCAACCCGGATTTCGATGAGGCAAAAAAATTCATCGCCTATCTGGACAAGAATAAACTGGGCTGA
- a CDS encoding cobyrinate a,c-diamide synthase, with protein MNSIKGFIIAGTRSGCGKTSVTLGLMAALARRGYRVQPFKTGPDFIDPEHHTRAAGRISHNLDGWMLDGNTIRDIFSRYTQDADAAIVEGVMGLYDGFSALEETGSTAHLSKELNLPVILVVDARSMARSAAALVLGFCGFDPDTAIAGIIFNRVGSKNHEQTLREAMSLTEVPLLGCLPQRDDVSTPSRHLGLVTPEHILDLESRYASLADWVEEHLDLDLIMDNLPDIPIPPRFDEVPMIPRTRIGYAKDIAFSFYYEENLRLLRESGAELVPFSPVEDKELPEDISGLYLGGGYPELSAFDLAQNTKLRRAIAEFSADGFPVYAECGGFMYLTESICKDDRFFPMCGIFPFRCTMKSRFQALGYREVRLSQDTILGPTGTIVRGHEFHYSAIDEVEENRPHAFAVTDKNNRTSAEGFTANENTLGSYIHLHFASNPQAAANFVEACAERESR; from the coding sequence ATGAACTCTATCAAAGGATTTATCATTGCAGGCACCCGAAGCGGCTGCGGAAAGACGTCCGTCACTCTCGGACTCATGGCGGCGCTGGCCCGCAGAGGATACCGGGTCCAGCCGTTCAAGACCGGCCCGGACTTCATAGATCCGGAGCATCATACCCGCGCAGCAGGCAGGATCAGCCACAATCTTGACGGGTGGATGCTGGACGGGAATACAATACGGGATATTTTCTCCCGCTACACCCAAGACGCCGATGCCGCAATCGTGGAAGGCGTCATGGGGCTGTACGACGGTTTCTCCGCTTTGGAGGAAACCGGCTCCACCGCTCACCTTTCCAAGGAACTGAACCTTCCTGTCATTCTGGTTGTCGACGCCCGCTCCATGGCCCGCTCGGCCGCAGCGCTGGTTCTGGGTTTTTGCGGATTCGACCCGGATACGGCGATTGCCGGGATCATATTCAACCGGGTAGGCAGCAAGAACCACGAGCAGACCCTGCGCGAAGCAATGTCGCTCACCGAAGTTCCCCTGCTGGGCTGTCTGCCGCAGCGGGACGATGTTTCCACACCTTCACGCCATCTGGGTCTGGTCACCCCGGAACACATCCTGGACCTTGAATCAAGGTACGCATCCCTTGCCGACTGGGTCGAAGAACACCTCGACCTTGACCTGATCATGGATAATCTTCCGGATATTCCGATTCCGCCGCGCTTTGATGAAGTTCCGATGATTCCACGCACAAGGATCGGCTACGCAAAGGATATCGCTTTTTCATTCTACTACGAGGAAAACCTGCGACTGCTCCGCGAGTCCGGAGCGGAACTGGTTCCCTTCTCGCCGGTGGAGGACAAGGAGCTTCCGGAAGACATTTCCGGGCTTTATCTTGGAGGAGGCTATCCCGAACTATCCGCCTTCGACCTCGCCCAGAACACAAAACTGCGCAGGGCCATAGCAGAATTTTCCGCAGACGGTTTCCCGGTCTATGCCGAATGCGGCGGGTTTATGTATCTGACGGAATCCATCTGCAAGGATGACCGTTTTTTCCCCATGTGTGGAATATTCCCGTTCCGCTGCACGATGAAATCCAGATTTCAGGCCCTTGGTTACCGCGAAGTCAGACTTTCACAGGACACAATACTCGGCCCGACCGGAACAATCGTCCGAGGACACGAATTTCACTACTCCGCAATAGATGAGGTAGAAGAAAACCGTCCGCACGCCTTTGCTGTTACCGACAAAAACAACAGGACCTCTGCCGAAGGCTTCACAGCCAACGAAAACACACTGGGCAGTTATATCCACCTGCACTTCGCCAGCAACCCGCAGGCCGCGGCAAATTTTGTCGAAGCCTGTGCCGAGCGGGAGTCCCGCTAA
- a CDS encoding secondary thiamine-phosphate synthase enzyme YjbQ has translation MEILEVKTSEREEMVDITGQVRSLVRKNGWNNGALLLYCPHTTGAITVNEGADPDVVRDIVVNMRKLIPHHGDYRHMEGNSDAHIKTSLFGPEQMLIVDGGEVMLGTWQHIFFCEFDGPRARKLWAQFMPC, from the coding sequence ATGGAAATTCTTGAAGTAAAGACTTCGGAACGGGAAGAAATGGTGGACATCACCGGACAGGTCCGCTCACTTGTCCGCAAAAACGGATGGAACAACGGAGCACTGCTGCTTTATTGCCCGCACACCACAGGAGCCATAACGGTCAATGAAGGGGCCGACCCGGATGTCGTGCGGGACATTGTCGTCAACATGCGTAAGCTGATTCCCCACCACGGAGACTACAGGCACATGGAAGGCAATTCCGACGCACACATCAAAACCAGCCTGTTCGGTCCCGAGCAGATGCTCATCGTGGATGGAGGCGAAGTCATGCTCGGAACATGGCAGCATATTTTTTTCTGTGAATTCGACGGGCCGAGGGCCAGAAAACTCTGGGCGCAATTCATGCCCTGCTGA
- a CDS encoding DUF4389 domain-containing protein, with protein sequence MISRVDVLKRLVRTMICILAFELTRMLSYFTIFIQYAFLLAAGRPSEQLRDFGNRLSTYAYRLLRYAMLNDNRRPFPFSDLPAENECERQSSNIDFS encoded by the coding sequence ATGATATCAAGAGTTGATGTCCTGAAAAGACTCGTCAGAACCATGATCTGCATACTGGCATTCGAACTAACCAGAATGCTGAGCTACTTCACAATATTCATCCAGTACGCCTTCCTGCTTGCCGCAGGCAGACCCTCGGAGCAATTGCGCGACTTCGGCAACAGACTGAGCACATACGCATACAGACTGCTGCGTTACGCAATGCTGAACGACAACCGCAGACCTTTCCCGTTCTCCGACCTGCCTGCGGAAAACGAATGTGAACGACAGTCATCCAACATAGATTTTTCATAA